The following proteins are co-located in the uncultured Draconibacterium sp. genome:
- a CDS encoding alpha-glucuronidase: MKTSIFSLFFILICIGLHAEDGHKLWLRAQSTSTVNVECSKQSPIIEIAKIELQNMWQGKAGHTVVLKLAKTKKLQGDGFLLSENQIESNTEAGLLYGAFEMLRKQQTQSSDFNGIFNPSYDLRILNHWDNLDGTIERGYAGQSIFWHPGSEAFKVTQEDKKRWTEYARANASIGINGTVLNNVNASPKILTPEYLNRVREIADILRPYGIQTYLAVNFASPSVIGGLSTSDPLNQEVVVWWKNKVNEIYKLIPDFGGFLVKANSEGQPGPQNFGRTHADGANMMADALKAQGGIVMWRAFVYNPSDEDRAKQAYSEFMPLDGTFRDNVIVQVKNGPIDFQPREPFSPLFGAMKGTGVMPEFQITQEYLGHSVHMVFLATMWEEVLNSDTFQKGKGSTVARCTDGSIFKQKYSAIAGVSNVGSDINWCGHHFAQANWYAFGRLAWDNTLTSEQIADEWVKLTFGNVSNTEDDADFVKAVKELMLDSREAAVDYMMPLGLHHIFAAHHHYGPGPWWAPSGMRKDWTPPYYHRADSLGIGFNRTTSGSNAVSQYHQPLSQQFNDPETCPEKYLLWFHHLPWDYKMKSGRTLWDDLCFHYDSGVQKVRGFQKIWDKSESYVDTERFAAVQKKLREQSLNAQEWKDACLLYFQQFNQLPIPYDLERPVNKLEDLIEKDEKQIREGRRN, translated from the coding sequence ATGAAAACTTCTATTTTCTCACTGTTTTTTATTTTAATTTGCATTGGATTACATGCCGAAGATGGCCACAAACTCTGGCTTCGTGCCCAAAGTACATCAACTGTAAATGTTGAGTGTTCAAAACAATCGCCAATCATTGAAATTGCAAAAATTGAGTTGCAAAATATGTGGCAGGGAAAAGCCGGGCATACTGTGGTTTTGAAACTTGCGAAAACTAAAAAACTTCAGGGTGATGGATTTCTCTTATCCGAAAATCAAATTGAGTCAAATACCGAAGCAGGACTTTTATATGGTGCTTTTGAAATGTTGCGTAAACAGCAAACGCAATCCTCTGATTTTAACGGAATTTTTAATCCTTCATACGATCTTCGAATACTCAACCACTGGGATAATCTGGATGGGACCATTGAACGTGGATATGCCGGCCAGTCTATATTTTGGCATCCGGGAAGTGAAGCGTTTAAAGTTACTCAGGAAGACAAGAAACGATGGACTGAATATGCACGCGCCAATGCTTCAATTGGTATTAACGGAACAGTATTGAACAATGTAAATGCTTCTCCAAAAATTCTGACTCCGGAGTATTTGAATCGGGTACGCGAAATTGCAGATATACTGCGACCCTATGGAATTCAAACATATTTAGCGGTTAATTTTGCTTCTCCTTCAGTTATTGGAGGGCTTTCCACTTCCGATCCTTTAAATCAGGAAGTAGTAGTTTGGTGGAAAAATAAGGTGAATGAAATATACAAGCTTATTCCTGATTTTGGCGGTTTTTTGGTGAAAGCCAACAGTGAAGGGCAACCCGGGCCTCAAAACTTTGGACGTACACACGCCGATGGAGCAAACATGATGGCTGATGCTTTAAAAGCTCAGGGAGGGATTGTAATGTGGCGGGCATTTGTATATAATCCTTCAGACGAGGATCGTGCAAAACAGGCCTATTCCGAATTTATGCCACTCGACGGAACATTTCGCGACAATGTGATTGTTCAGGTAAAAAACGGACCGATTGATTTTCAACCACGCGAACCATTCAGTCCTTTGTTTGGTGCGATGAAAGGTACCGGTGTGATGCCGGAGTTTCAGATTACGCAGGAGTACCTTGGACACTCAGTTCATATGGTGTTTTTGGCCACAATGTGGGAAGAAGTTTTAAATAGCGATACTTTCCAGAAAGGGAAGGGAAGTACCGTAGCACGTTGTACCGATGGAAGTATTTTTAAGCAGAAATACAGCGCCATTGCAGGCGTTTCAAATGTTGGCTCGGACATTAACTGGTGCGGACATCACTTTGCTCAGGCTAACTGGTATGCTTTTGGTCGGTTGGCCTGGGACAATACACTAACCAGTGAACAAATTGCCGACGAGTGGGTAAAGTTGACATTTGGGAACGTTTCGAATACTGAAGACGATGCTGATTTTGTGAAAGCAGTAAAAGAGTTGATGCTTGACAGTCGTGAGGCAGCTGTTGATTATATGATGCCTTTGGGATTGCATCATATTTTTGCTGCTCATCATCATTACGGACCGGGACCGTGGTGGGCACCATCGGGTATGAGAAAAGACTGGACTCCTCCGTATTACCACCGGGCAGATTCGCTGGGAATTGGGTTCAATCGAACTACAAGCGGCAGTAATGCAGTCAGTCAGTACCACCAGCCGCTTTCACAGCAATTCAACGATCCTGAAACCTGTCCTGAAAAATATTTGCTGTGGTTTCATCATTTGCCCTGGGATTACAAAATGAAAAGTGGCCGCACTCTTTGGGACGATCTTTGTTTTCATTATGACTCCGGTGTTCAAAAAGTTCGTGGATTTCAGAAGATTTGGGACAAATCAGAATCGTATGTTGATACAGAGCGATTTGCAGCCGTTCAAAAAAAATTAAGGGAGCAGAGTTTAAATGCACAGGAATGGAAGGATGCTTGTTTACTTTATTTTCAGCAATTTAATCAACTGCCAATTCCTTACGATTTGGAACGTCCGGTGAATAAGCTGGAAGATCTTATTGAGAAGGATGAAAAACAAATTAGAGAAGGGCGCAGAAATTAA
- a CDS encoding RNA polymerase sigma-70 factor, with protein MRNTNVDIELVSLLKKGDIAAFDAIYNKYCHKLYQFVIRYLKQEEDAEEIVQEVFIKIWESRAKIDVHASFESFLFTISYNATISLLRKRISESKSKEYLKSVQQIQNATSVVDELQYNELNKKVQSLLEQLTPRQKEIYSLSREEGLTHKEIAERLDISENTVKNHLVSTLRFLKTNIGTGLITSVFFFYLFL; from the coding sequence TTGCGAAATACCAACGTAGATATAGAATTGGTGAGCCTTTTAAAGAAAGGTGACATTGCTGCATTTGATGCAATTTATAATAAGTATTGCCATAAATTATACCAATTTGTTATCAGGTATTTAAAACAGGAAGAAGATGCCGAAGAAATCGTTCAGGAGGTTTTTATAAAGATTTGGGAGTCGAGAGCCAAAATTGATGTTCATGCTTCTTTCGAATCTTTCCTTTTTACCATCTCATACAATGCTACCATTAGTTTGCTGCGCAAGCGTATAAGCGAAAGTAAGTCGAAAGAATACCTGAAGTCAGTTCAGCAAATACAGAATGCCACAAGTGTGGTTGACGAATTGCAGTATAACGAGTTAAACAAAAAAGTACAGTCTTTACTTGAACAGTTAACACCTCGCCAGAAAGAGATTTATAGTTTAAGCCGGGAAGAAGGTTTAACGCATAAAGAAATTGCAGAACGTTTAGATATTTCGGAAAACACGGTAAAAAATCACCTGGTAAGTACCCTTAGATTTCTAAAAACTAACATTGGTACTGGTCTGATTACCAGTGTTTTCTTCTTTTATTTGTTTTTGTAA
- a CDS encoding RagB/SusD family nutrient uptake outer membrane protein, whose translation MKTEIKYNLKLLLLVILITVMGSCKDFLEEELTTQRSLDFYKTEVGVMSLSAGTYFQVLDNPFGGEVMFSMCNSGTDEFHVGGDDSNGVWNSYDGGLKSEVPPMNTNTVATDNLWNEMYIGIGLANLLIESATKLETSNIDIKYRSLGEGYFFRAYNYLRLVAQYGDVPLKLESSNSVEKEFSRASSEKVLQQVIDDFTHAYNLLDNVGAPMKLTKDAAAHFLAKAYSLRASEINDSWNLATKQSDLQNVVSLCDEVIANHPLATNFGDLWNYTKPDGGNEFLPELILSAQFNQDKATEGFNFQPVVFTARYDDLPQMARDLSGMRPYSRLAATYFIYGCYDMVNDSRFWKTFRTKHRLNRPAPGTVYEKGDLGIMYVINQPGDTRFPNIYNANTIIDEKTGKPIPNVFVTYASQSNNTLLSLHRFPSLSKHFDAARTSVNDNRGVRDMVVARSAETYLMAAEAIIRLATLGSGSYETALPYINAVRERAQYQEGEDRSAYTDGGAAYPFSELVWDTNNRSFMPENSYYESNNITETTEKTDLHISSFMVLPEQDENIISKLGYSNTYDRMLCFILNERSRELAGEYLRWEDLSRTKTLITRARAYNPEAKANIQDFHVLRPVPQSFLDGIQKDGRVLTADEKQALQNPGY comes from the coding sequence ATGAAGACTGAAATAAAATACAATTTAAAATTACTGTTGCTGGTTATTCTGATAACGGTGATGGGCTCGTGTAAAGATTTTCTTGAGGAAGAACTGACAACACAGCGCAGTCTTGACTTTTATAAAACAGAAGTAGGAGTTATGTCACTTTCTGCTGGTACCTATTTTCAGGTATTGGATAATCCTTTTGGCGGCGAAGTGATGTTCTCAATGTGCAATTCCGGAACCGATGAATTTCATGTTGGCGGTGACGATTCAAATGGGGTTTGGAATTCATACGACGGAGGATTAAAATCGGAAGTGCCGCCAATGAATACAAATACTGTAGCTACTGATAATTTGTGGAATGAAATGTATATTGGAATTGGCCTGGCTAATTTATTGATCGAATCAGCAACAAAGCTGGAAACATCCAATATCGACATAAAATATCGTTCTTTGGGCGAAGGTTATTTTTTTAGAGCGTATAATTATTTGCGTCTTGTGGCTCAGTACGGCGATGTTCCTTTAAAGTTGGAATCCAGTAATTCAGTTGAAAAAGAATTTAGCAGAGCTTCATCCGAAAAAGTTTTGCAACAGGTAATCGACGATTTTACGCATGCCTACAATCTGCTGGATAATGTTGGCGCACCCATGAAGCTAACAAAAGATGCCGCTGCTCATTTTTTGGCAAAAGCTTATTCGTTACGTGCCAGTGAAATAAATGATTCGTGGAATTTGGCGACAAAACAAAGTGATTTGCAGAATGTTGTGTCGCTTTGTGACGAAGTAATTGCCAATCACCCTTTGGCGACTAATTTTGGCGATTTATGGAATTATACAAAACCTGATGGCGGAAACGAGTTTTTACCTGAATTGATACTTTCTGCTCAGTTTAATCAGGATAAAGCCACTGAAGGTTTTAATTTTCAGCCGGTTGTTTTTACTGCCCGCTACGATGATCTTCCGCAAATGGCACGCGATCTGTCCGGTATGCGTCCCTACAGTCGATTGGCTGCAACTTACTTTATTTATGGCTGTTATGATATGGTGAATGATTCGCGTTTTTGGAAGACCTTTAGAACAAAACACCGTTTAAACAGGCCTGCGCCTGGGACAGTCTATGAAAAGGGCGATTTGGGAATAATGTATGTAATCAATCAACCCGGAGACACGCGTTTTCCAAACATTTATAATGCGAATACAATTATTGACGAAAAAACAGGAAAGCCAATCCCCAATGTTTTTGTAACCTATGCCAGCCAGTCGAATAATACATTGTTGTCTTTGCATCGTTTTCCCTCGCTAAGCAAACATTTTGATGCAGCACGTACATCAGTAAACGATAACAGAGGCGTTCGTGATATGGTGGTTGCGCGGTCGGCAGAAACGTATTTAATGGCAGCCGAGGCAATAATTCGTTTGGCAACTTTGGGCTCGGGATCGTACGAAACTGCGTTGCCGTATATTAATGCAGTTCGCGAACGTGCCCAATACCAGGAAGGAGAAGATCGTTCGGCGTATACCGACGGGGGAGCGGCGTACCCATTTTCTGAATTGGTATGGGATACAAACAACCGCTCATTTATGCCCGAGAATTCATATTACGAATCGAATAATATTACAGAAACAACTGAAAAAACCGACCTTCATATTTCCAGTTTTATGGTTTTGCCCGAACAAGATGAAAACATTATAAGCAAACTCGGTTATTCGAATACTTACGATCGTATGCTCTGTTTTATACTCAATGAACGCTCACGCGAACTTGCAGGAGAATACCTTCGCTGGGAAGATCTTAGCCGCACCAAAACCTTGATAACCCGTGCAAGGGCATACAATCCGGAGGCAAAAGCAAACATACAGGATTTTCATGTTTTACGCCCCGTGCCGCAATCCTTTCTAGATGGAATCCAGAAAGACGGCCGGGTCCTAACTGCTGATGAAAAACAGGCTTTGCAAAATCCGGGGTATTGA
- a CDS encoding FecR domain-containing protein yields the protein MNKEILNKYLDNSSSQLEFEEFTKWVNTESLQKEGRELGFADWSSFEPKAELPDNQKYNRLLDKIHHEINLKEYNGEKGKYLILKKTVNWFSKVAAILILPLLGVLLYLIADHNFQPGMFAENTIDTLEVIAPIGSRTVVQLTDGTEVNLNYGSRIKYPREFTGDKREIELIGEGYFDVAHNPDKPFIVKTGKLNIKVLGTEFNVQAYPGEDNVATTLVNGKVKLEELDADGNAKPIGAMEPGQHVNYHLNTGEIESFSGNIEKYVSWKEGKLIFDNEPITEVTSQLSRMFNVDILVADDVKELTYTVTLLDEPLFFILDLMTETTPVTYSVSRRKKLSDGTYTKQQIRIERRK from the coding sequence ATGAATAAAGAAATATTAAATAAATATTTGGATAATAGCAGCTCGCAATTGGAGTTCGAGGAATTCACAAAATGGGTGAATACCGAATCTTTACAAAAGGAAGGCCGGGAATTGGGCTTTGCCGACTGGTCTTCATTCGAACCAAAAGCTGAGCTTCCCGACAATCAAAAATACAACCGTTTACTCGATAAAATTCATCATGAAATTAATTTGAAAGAATACAATGGTGAAAAAGGGAAATACCTGATTCTGAAAAAAACAGTAAACTGGTTTAGCAAGGTGGCCGCAATTCTCATCCTTCCGCTGCTGGGTGTACTGCTTTATTTAATAGCCGATCATAATTTTCAACCCGGTATGTTCGCCGAAAACACAATTGATACACTCGAGGTTATTGCGCCCATAGGTTCGCGCACAGTGGTTCAACTAACCGATGGAACCGAGGTTAACCTGAACTACGGAAGCCGCATTAAATATCCACGTGAGTTTACAGGCGATAAAAGAGAAATTGAGTTAATTGGAGAAGGTTATTTTGATGTGGCCCACAATCCGGATAAACCATTTATTGTAAAAACCGGAAAATTGAACATAAAAGTGCTGGGAACAGAATTTAACGTACAAGCCTATCCCGGCGAGGATAATGTTGCCACAACCCTTGTAAATGGAAAAGTAAAACTTGAAGAATTGGACGCGGACGGAAATGCAAAGCCAATTGGCGCAATGGAACCCGGGCAACATGTTAATTACCATCTCAATACAGGCGAAATCGAATCATTTTCAGGAAACATTGAAAAGTATGTTTCCTGGAAAGAAGGCAAGCTGATTTTCGATAACGAGCCAATTACCGAAGTAACTTCACAACTGAGCAGAATGTTTAATGTTGATATTTTGGTTGCCGACGATGTGAAAGAATTGACATACACTGTTACACTACTGGATGAACCCCTGTTTTTTATCCTTGATTTAATGACTGAAACAACGCCTGTAACTTACTCCGTATCAAGGCGTAAAAAACTATCAGACGGAACTTATACAAAGCAGCAAATAAGAATTGAAAGACGAAAATAA
- a CDS encoding aldo/keto reductase, which yields MKNNKNSGKMNRSEFLKSSAAFTAATLFMGLGTTKLFAAGGTKTPEISIENVTLNNGVKMPILGFGTLYLNDDLGIRCVSEAISLGYRLIDTATIYGNEAAVGAGIEKSGIKREELFVTSKLWVDDYGYESAKKAFQTSLDKLGLEYLDLYLIHRPRSDVKGSWKAMEELYKEGKIRAIGISNFEAHQIDELLSYATVKPAVNQVETHAFFQEEKARTELKEYGIQMEAWSPFAQGRNELFTNETLASIGKKYGKTNAQVSLRWHYQRGIVAIPRSSQKAHMTENLNIFDFELSKADMEKISTLDLNTTQFPEWE from the coding sequence ATGAAAAACAACAAAAATTCCGGGAAAATGAATCGCAGCGAGTTTTTAAAAAGCAGTGCTGCATTTACTGCCGCTACGCTATTTATGGGGCTCGGAACCACAAAACTTTTTGCAGCAGGTGGTACTAAAACACCTGAAATTTCAATTGAAAATGTAACACTAAACAACGGTGTAAAAATGCCAATTCTTGGATTTGGCACATTGTATCTGAATGATGATTTGGGAATTCGTTGTGTTTCGGAAGCTATTTCTTTGGGATACCGATTAATTGACACAGCTACCATTTACGGAAATGAGGCTGCGGTTGGCGCCGGAATTGAAAAAAGTGGCATCAAACGTGAAGAACTTTTTGTTACCTCGAAACTTTGGGTCGATGACTATGGTTACGAATCTGCTAAAAAAGCTTTTCAGACTTCGCTCGATAAGCTCGGACTCGAATATCTCGATTTATATCTGATTCATCGCCCGCGCAGCGATGTAAAAGGCTCGTGGAAAGCCATGGAAGAATTGTACAAGGAAGGTAAGATTCGGGCAATTGGGATAAGTAATTTCGAAGCACATCAGATTGATGAACTTCTTTCATATGCTACAGTTAAACCTGCTGTAAATCAGGTTGAAACGCATGCCTTTTTTCAAGAGGAAAAAGCCAGGACAGAACTTAAGGAATACGGAATACAGATGGAAGCATGGTCGCCTTTTGCACAGGGAAGAAATGAATTGTTTACTAACGAAACGCTGGCCTCTATCGGAAAAAAATACGGTAAAACCAATGCCCAGGTGAGTTTACGCTGGCATTATCAAAGAGGTATTGTAGCCATTCCACGCAGCTCACAAAAAGCACACATGACTGAAAATCTCAATATTTTCGATTTCGAATTGAGCAAAGCCGATATGGAAAAAATTTCAACACTTGATTTAAATACCACGCAATTTCCCGAATGGGAATAA
- a CDS encoding TonB-dependent receptor — protein MKSSTIKEVLHNIEEQSEYYFMYSERIVNVNRIVSINVSDKKISDVLDELFEGTDVAYKIKDRFILLTSTEISGNDLLFQQQINISGKVSDINGESLHGVTVILKGTSRGTVTDSEGNYTLPNVPSNSVLQYSFIGMQPQEMEVRLQTIINVTMVVSDIDLEEVVAIGYGVQKKSDITGALVSIDANEITSRPVNNLIQAVQGKAAGVDVTSSERPGQFGSISIRGVRSLTASNAPLYVVDGIPLVTNLIDEDQNVILGGVDNLNVHDIESIDILKDASATAIYGSRGANGVILITTKKGKNGQMTLNYNSTVTIETLQDDSKLMNAGDYIEWRRWAKYYSNPAIYPSADNPTLENDYLIFLGSSDPVAWSNIEKGWTTGRWDPSMLTTTDWTSIVTRTGVTHEHTLSASGGSSKMNRYVSFGYLNNQGTVKGQSYKRYTIRTSFDITPTEWFTMGGSINGNFSLTEFGQSTVGRNSIINQTGLYRSARMVFSYTLPYNEDGTRVEYPGGDNGVKTVVDEWNYSQDQRSTYRAMGSFYTSIDFGQLSPKLEGLKYRLNFGPDFSTYRDGVYLDGKSVIRTGSNFASLLKNQTFSYTLDNLLYFDKSFKKHAFGVTLLQSQTAFKNEYSYMAADNIPFSSQKWNAISQEYVSLSDWSSGITEKQLMSFMARVNYNYDQKYLLTVSGRYDGASQLAEGHKWTFFPSAAFGWRLDDEDFIANADWIDQLKLRVGVGATGNSAIDPYSTQGGLTSLFYAQGYGSLPGSKTSTILANQELGWEKTIQYNVGIDFSVFDGRINGVLDVYKSRTSDLLMEMSIPSVTGYYTTFANIGETKNRGVDVTLNTVNVTSRKFLWTSNFNFSWSNDKIVSLANGIDNDINNGWFINQPQSVIYGYESAGVWQESDAGEMEKFNDNGHSFAAGMSRPVDQNGDYSIDANNDRVIIGNTRPKYILGMTNTFSFKSFELSAFLFGRLGYLYDTGGEYQTGRFNQREISYYNENNKQAEYQKPIYTEASGDPFYGILGYKEASFLKVRNISLAYSLPTKLTDKWKLGAVKLNAQAVNPGIVFRNIDWIDMDLGTSNWNRGYTFGINVEF, from the coding sequence ATGAAGAGTTCTACAATTAAGGAGGTTTTGCACAATATTGAGGAGCAAAGTGAATATTATTTTATGTATAGCGAGCGAATCGTTAACGTTAACAGAATAGTTTCTATTAACGTTTCGGATAAAAAAATTTCCGATGTTCTTGATGAATTGTTCGAAGGAACAGATGTTGCATATAAAATTAAAGACCGCTTCATTTTATTAACCTCAACTGAAATATCGGGCAACGACCTGCTTTTTCAACAGCAGATTAACATAAGTGGTAAAGTAAGCGACATTAACGGAGAATCGCTGCACGGTGTTACTGTAATATTAAAAGGAACCAGCCGGGGCACTGTTACCGATTCTGAAGGGAATTATACATTGCCGAATGTTCCTTCCAATTCTGTTCTGCAATATTCTTTTATAGGCATGCAACCGCAGGAAATGGAAGTTCGCCTGCAAACAATTATCAATGTAACAATGGTAGTTAGCGACATTGATCTGGAAGAAGTGGTTGCTATTGGATATGGTGTTCAAAAGAAATCGGATATTACCGGGGCTTTGGTAAGTATCGACGCAAACGAAATTACATCCCGTCCGGTAAACAATCTTATTCAGGCTGTGCAGGGAAAGGCTGCCGGTGTTGACGTGACTTCAAGTGAACGCCCCGGACAATTTGGAAGTATTAGCATCAGGGGCGTACGTTCCTTAACCGCCTCAAACGCCCCCTTGTATGTTGTCGATGGTATTCCTTTGGTTACCAATTTAATAGACGAAGACCAGAATGTTATTCTTGGAGGTGTTGACAACCTCAATGTTCATGATATTGAGTCGATTGATATTTTAAAAGATGCATCGGCAACTGCAATTTACGGTTCAAGAGGTGCCAACGGAGTAATTCTTATTACAACAAAAAAGGGCAAGAACGGGCAGATGACATTGAACTACAATAGTACCGTTACCATTGAAACCCTGCAAGATGACAGTAAGTTGATGAATGCCGGCGATTATATAGAATGGCGTCGATGGGCAAAATACTATTCTAATCCTGCCATATATCCCAGTGCCGATAACCCGACCCTCGAAAATGATTATCTGATTTTCCTGGGATCTTCCGATCCTGTGGCTTGGTCTAACATTGAAAAAGGTTGGACAACAGGGAGGTGGGACCCTTCCATGCTGACTACAACCGACTGGACATCAATTGTTACCCGAACAGGTGTAACTCATGAACACACCTTAAGTGCCAGCGGTGGAAGCAGTAAAATGAACAGATATGTATCGTTTGGATATTTAAACAACCAGGGAACGGTTAAAGGTCAGAGTTATAAACGATACACCATTCGGACCAGTTTTGATATTACACCAACAGAATGGTTTACGATGGGAGGGAGCATTAACGGAAATTTCAGTTTAACAGAATTTGGGCAATCTACAGTAGGACGAAACAGTATTATTAATCAAACCGGATTGTACCGGTCGGCACGTATGGTTTTTAGTTATACACTTCCTTATAACGAGGATGGAACGCGTGTAGAATATCCAGGTGGAGACAACGGTGTAAAAACAGTTGTGGATGAATGGAACTATTCTCAGGATCAGAGATCAACTTACCGGGCAATGGGAAGCTTCTACACTTCAATTGATTTTGGACAATTGTCACCCAAATTGGAAGGTTTAAAATATCGCTTAAATTTTGGCCCTGATTTTTCTACTTATCGCGATGGCGTTTATTTGGATGGGAAATCGGTAATTCGAACAGGCTCGAACTTTGCTTCCTTATTAAAAAACCAAACCTTTAGTTATACGCTCGATAATTTATTGTACTTCGATAAAAGCTTTAAAAAACATGCATTTGGAGTGACTTTATTACAAAGTCAAACAGCATTTAAAAATGAGTACAGTTATATGGCCGCTGACAATATTCCTTTTTCGAGTCAGAAATGGAATGCAATTTCGCAGGAATACGTAAGTCTGTCAGATTGGAGTTCCGGAATTACAGAAAAACAATTGATGTCGTTTATGGCACGCGTAAACTACAACTACGATCAAAAATATTTATTGACCGTATCGGGACGCTACGATGGAGCCAGTCAGTTGGCAGAAGGACACAAGTGGACATTCTTTCCGAGTGCAGCTTTCGGGTGGCGCCTGGATGATGAAGATTTTATTGCAAATGCCGATTGGATCGATCAGTTAAAATTACGTGTTGGAGTTGGTGCCACAGGAAATTCAGCAATTGATCCGTATTCAACTCAAGGTGGATTAACATCTTTGTTTTACGCGCAGGGATACGGTTCTTTGCCAGGTTCAAAAACATCAACAATTCTGGCAAATCAGGAATTGGGATGGGAAAAAACGATCCAATACAATGTGGGTATTGACTTTTCTGTATTTGACGGTCGTATCAATGGCGTTTTAGATGTCTATAAATCCAGAACATCTGACTTGTTAATGGAAATGAGTATTCCTTCGGTGACCGGTTATTATACCACTTTTGCCAACATTGGTGAGACAAAAAACAGGGGAGTAGATGTAACTCTGAATACGGTTAATGTTACCAGTCGAAAATTTCTTTGGACAAGCAACTTTAATTTTTCCTGGTCGAATGACAAAATTGTAAGTCTTGCAAATGGAATTGATAATGATATCAACAACGGTTGGTTTATCAATCAGCCCCAGAGTGTAATTTATGGTTACGAGTCGGCCGGAGTTTGGCAGGAAAGTGATGCTGGTGAAATGGAGAAGTTTAATGATAACGGGCATTCGTTTGCAGCCGGTATGTCACGTCCGGTTGATCAAAACGGAGACTACAGTATTGATGCAAACAACGATCGTGTTATTATTGGAAATACACGTCCAAAATATATTTTGGGTATGACCAATACATTCAGCTTTAAGAGTTTCGAGTTATCAGCATTTTTGTTTGGCCGTTTAGGATATTTATACGATACGGGTGGTGAATATCAGACCGGACGTTTCAATCAGAGAGAAATAAGCTATTACAACGAAAATAACAAACAAGCAGAATATCAGAAACCCATTTACACAGAGGCAAGCGGTGATCCGTTTTACGGAATTTTGGGGTATAAAGAAGCTTCTTTTCTTAAGGTCAGAAACATTTCGCTGGCGTATAGCTTGCCAACAAAACTAACAGACAAATGGAAATTAGGTGCTGTTAAACTAAATGCTCAGGCGGTAAATCCGGGTATTGTATTTCGAAATATTGATTGGATCGACATGGATTTGGGAACTTCGAACTGGAACCGGGGTTATACATTCGGGATTAATGTGGAGTTTTGA